In Carnobacteriaceae bacterium zg-84, the genomic window GGCTGTTGAAAACCCCATATTAAAATGTATACCTGATACCATTTGTTTATATTTACCATATTTTTTAGATAGATACTCACGATAGGCAGTATCCGTTTCATTTAATTGTGCTTCTAAAATATCTGTTTCATGTGGCAGCAACATCGGCATACTTAAAGGCCAAATATACTCATCCTCTGGTAATTGTCGTAATGTCACTTCATGAATGGCACTTAAATATCTCAATGCATCTGTTTCTGATTGGGTTGTTGCTGTAATCAATTCAAGTTGTGATTCTGCAAAATCCGTTTGAATATATGGATGATATGCTCTATCTCCAAAGTTTTTAGGATGCAATGTTTTGGCAATATGTCCTGAACTTGTTACACGTTGCCCTTCTTTTTCAATACCAAATGTTGCTTGTTTAAAAAGACCTTGTAATTGTTTTTGTAAAATTCTCTGTTTCATTTTCTGACTCCTGTATCATTGTTTTTAACAACGCTAATTCAAGTAATAGGTGTTTATCCGTTGTGTTTGTTTTTAATGCATAATCCGTTTCTGATAATATTTGATAATAAACAATCATATCCTTTAAATGATAAGCACTCGACTGTTTCATCGCTAGTTGAACACGATATGGATGCTGTTTTAATTGTTTAATAATATCTTGTTGTTGATAGCCTTTTTTTTCTAAAATGGTGACTTGCATCAACAATCGAAACTGCCCTAATAATAAAGCAAGTAACTTAATCGGTTCTTCTTTTTGTAAAATCAGTTCTCGATAAATCAATAATGCCTGTTCCACATTTTTTTTCAAAACAGCCTCAACAAGTGTAAAGACATTATTTTCCAAATGTTTAGGCACTAGGGATAATACACTATCTTTTGTGATTTTCTTTGTATCCATTGTTGCTAAAAATAGTTTATCCACTTCATTCATTGCTAAAGATAATTGATAACCGACTCTCTCTAACAACAACGCCAAAACCTGTTTATCAATAGCATATCCTTCTGCTAAAATAACATCTTGTATAAAATGTGACGTTTCTTTTTCAGACAGTGGATTAACATCAATGTATTCTGCAACTTTTTTTAATTGTTTTACGACTTTCTTACGATTATCAACTGTATCAAAAGGAGCCAAAACAACTAAAATTGTATCTTGATTTGGTTCTTCTAAATAAGTTAAAAAAGTTTCTAACGCTCCGTCTGTAACAGATTTTGTTTTTTCTTGTAATAAAAAGGTAGGTTGCTCTAATAGAATAACTTTCTTTTCTCCAAAAAAAGGCATGCTCAATGCATCTTCCACAACATATTCTAAACTTGTATCTTGTGCATTATAAATAGAAATATTTAGCTCTCTTTCCTCTTGCGTTAACACATCATTTAAAAATGTTTGTTTGACTAAATTCATCAAATATGTTTCTGTACCTTGAACAAAGTATACCGGTTCTAATTGTCCTTTACGAATCTTTGATAATACTTTTTGCACTTTCTCACCTACTCTTCCATATTGTTGATATTGTATCATAAATTCAGCTATTCTTATATACGAATTGCTCTATAATCAATAGCACAAATTAAAAACCTCGCAAAGAGATACTCTCTTTGCGAGGTTTTTAATTTCTATATTCAATGAATAACCGTTTTGATTAACCTAATAATTGTTCTAATTCTTCTAAACGTTGTTCAAAAACAGCAAGTGCTTCTTCAATATATGTTGATTGTGTCATATCAACGCCTGCGTGTTTCATAACATCAATTGGATACGCACTTTCTCCTGCTTTTAAGAAGTAGAAGTATTGATCAATGTATTCTTGATTACCTGTTAAAATACGTGCCGCTAAAGCTGATGCAGCAGAAAATCCTGTTGCGTATTGGAATACATAATAATTGTAATAAAAATGTGGGATTCTTGCCCATTCTAATGCAATTTTGTCATCTTGTTCAACGACTGCATAATATTTAGCATTTAGTTCAGCATAAGATTGGGTTAAAAATTCATGTGTTAAAGGTACACCTGCTGCATCTTGTTCGTGCATGAAATGCTCAAACTCAGCAAATTGAGTTTGACGGAAAACAGTTCCTTTCACACCGTCTAAATAATGATTGATTACATATTGACGTACACGTGGGTCTGTTTCTGTTTTTAACAAATATTCTGTCAATAAGTTTTCATTTGTCGTTGATGCAATCTCTGCTAAGAAAATTGGATATTTTCCGTATGTATGATTTTGTGCTTGGTGTGTAAAATAACTATGCATGCTATGACCTAACTCATGGACTAATGTATAAAGTTGGTCGATAGAATCACGCCAGTTCATTAAAATATATGGTGCTGTGTCATATGAACCTGAAGAATAAGCACCTGTACGTTTGCCCTCATTTTCAATCCAGTCAATCCATCTTTCATCAAAAGCACGTTCTAATACAGAAAGATATTCTTCGCCTAATGGTGCTAATGCTTTTAATGTTGTTTCTTTCGCTTGTTCAATTGTATATTTTACGTCAACATCTTCTACTAGTGGTGTATACACATCATACATATTTAATGTTTCTAAACCTAATACTTTTTTACGTAAATTTAAATATCTTTGGAAAATCGGTAATTTATCATTAACGACTTTCACTAATGTGTCATACACTTCCTCAGGAACAAAATTACTTGATAATGCTTCTTGACGTGCTGATTTATAGCCACGAATACGTGCATTATAATTATGTCCTTTAACCGTTGTGCTTAATGTTGAAGCCAATGTATTTTTTACACTACCAAATGTTGTGAACATCATATTATACGCTTCTTGACGTAAAGCACGATTATTTGATTCTAATAATTGTGCATATAATCCATTTGTTAAGC contains:
- the holA gene encoding DNA polymerase III subunit delta, whose amino-acid sequence is MIQYQQYGRVGEKVQKVLSKIRKGQLEPVYFVQGTETYLMNLVKQTFLNDVLTQEERELNISIYNAQDTSLEYVVEDALSMPFFGEKKVILLEQPTFLLQEKTKSVTDGALETFLTYLEEPNQDTILVVLAPFDTVDNRKKVVKQLKKVAEYIDVNPLSEKETSHFIQDVILAEGYAIDKQVLALLLERVGYQLSLAMNEVDKLFLATMDTKKITKDSVLSLVPKHLENNVFTLVEAVLKKNVEQALLIYRELILQKEEPIKLLALLLGQFRLLMQVTILEKKGYQQQDIIKQLKQHPYRVQLAMKQSSAYHLKDMIVYYQILSETDYALKTNTTDKHLLLELALLKTMIQESENETENFTKTITRSF
- the pepF gene encoding oligoendopeptidase F, encoding MAEQVKRHEIEEALTWDLTLIFKSDEEQEKEVAALEQDLDAIKALKGTLGSSAESLLNALQTVEKFERRIEVAYIYAHLKADQDTANGKYQAMFAKTYGVYVKFAEVTAPFTPELLEIPEETLESYFGSNSTLATYRHFFERLTSKRAYTLSEKEEALLAGSSEVMEAAGDIAAQLMNADLKHGEVTTEDGTKQRLTNGLYAQLLESNNRALRQEAYNMMFTTFGSVKNTLASTLSTTVKGHNYNARIRGYKSARQEALSSNFVPEEVYDTLVKVVNDKLPIFQRYLNLRKKVLGLETLNMYDVYTPLVEDVDVKYTIEQAKETTLKALAPLGEEYLSVLERAFDERWIDWIENEGKRTGAYSSGSYDTAPYILMNWRDSIDQLYTLVHELGHSMHSYFTHQAQNHTYGKYPIFLAEIASTTNENLLTEYLLKTETDPRVRQYVINHYLDGVKGTVFRQTQFAEFEHFMHEQDAAGVPLTHEFLTQSYAELNAKYYAVVEQDDKIALEWARIPHFYYNYYVFQYATGFSAASALAARILTGNQEYIDQYFYFLKAGESAYPIDVMKHAGVDMTQSTYIEEALAVFEQRLEELEQLLG